The Coffea arabica cultivar ET-39 chromosome 4e, Coffea Arabica ET-39 HiFi, whole genome shotgun sequence genome includes a window with the following:
- the LOC113740595 gene encoding glycerophosphodiester phosphodiesterase GDPD6-like isoform X2, translated as MFELTAILKQPKQKSRIGAAKGRDSMASARLVPLSFLLLLVGCASRPLYPLPGKRYDGSKKPLQTFRPYNLAHRGSNGEFPEETAAAYMRAIEEGADFIEGDVLASKDGVLIMQHDVTLDDTTDIAEHKEFANRKRACNVQGTNTTGFFHFDFTLEELKSLGVKQRYPFRDQQYNRKFPIITFEEFISIALDAPRVVGIYPEIKNPAMVNQYVKWPGGKKFEDKFVETLHKYGYRGEYMSKQWLKQPAFIQSFAPTSLIYVSNLTDLPKVFLIDDITIPTQDTNQSYWEITSDKYLNFIKNYVMGIGPWKDTIVYVSENYLQLPTDLVARAHALNLQVHPYTYRNENQFLHFNFSQDPYKEYDYWINTIGVDGLFTDFTGSLHQYQEWTTPSPSGEKSATKLLDKIGSMISKYRNPQT; from the exons ATGTTTGAATTGACTGCCATCCTCAAACAGCCAAAACAAAAGTCAAGAATAGGAGCTGCGAAAGGGAGGGACTCCATGGCTTCAGCTC GTCTTGTTCCTTTAAGTTTCCTGCTCCTGCTGGTTGGCTGTGCTTCAAGGCCTCTTTACCCACTTCCTGGCAAAAGATATGATGGAAGCAAAAAACCATTACAGACTTTTCGCCCTTACAACCTTGCACATCGAGGTTCAAACGGAGAATTTCCTGAGGAAACAGCTGCTGCATATATG AGAGCCATTGAGGAGGGTGCTGACTTTATAGAAGGTGACGTCCTAGCCTCCAAAGATGGTGTTCTCATAATGCAACATGATGTAACACTTGATGATACTACAGACATTGCTGAACACAAGGAGTTTGCAAATAGGAAGAGAGCCTGTAACGTTCAAGGCACAAACACAACCGGCTTTTTCCATT TTGATTTTACACTGGAAGAGCTGAAGTCATTGGGTGTTAAGCAAAGATATCCTTTCCGGGATCAACAATACAACA GAAAATTTCCTATCATTACATTTGAGGAGTTCATATCTATAGCACTAGATGCCCCCAGAGTTGTAGGAATTTACCCAGAGATAAAAAATCCTGCAATGGTCAACCAATAT GTGAAGTGGCCAGGTGGTAAGAAATTTGAAGACAAGTTTGTTGAGACACTCCATAAGTATGGATACAGGGGAGAGTATATGTCAAAGCAATGGTTGAAACAGCCAGCATTTATTCAGTCCTTTGCTCCAACATCTCTGATTTATGTATCAAACCTGACTGACTTGCCAAAAGTCTTCCTAATTGATGACATAACTATACCTACACAGGATACCAATCAG TCATACTGGGAAATCACTTCTGACAAATATCTCAACTTCATCAAGAATTATGTGATGGGTATTGGACCTTGGAAGGATACAATAGTATATGTATCGGAGAATTATTTGCAGCTACCTACTGATCTTGTTGCGAGAGCACATGCTTTAAACCTTCAG GTGCACCCCTACACTTACCGCAATGAGAACCAATTCTTGCATTTCAACTTCAGCCAAGATCCATATAAGGAATATGATTACTGGATTAATACGATTGGAGTGGATGGACTCTTCACAGACTTTACAGGCAGCCTCCACCAGTATCAGGAATGGACTACACCTTCCCCATCTGGAGAGAAAAGTGCAACTAAACTACTTGATAAGATTGGATCGATGATCTCTAAGTATAGAAATCCCCAGACATAG
- the LOC113740595 gene encoding glycerophosphodiester phosphodiesterase GDPD6-like isoform X1, which translates to MFELTAILKQPKQKSRIGAAKGRDSMASALAGLVPLSFLLLLVGCASRPLYPLPGKRYDGSKKPLQTFRPYNLAHRGSNGEFPEETAAAYMRAIEEGADFIEGDVLASKDGVLIMQHDVTLDDTTDIAEHKEFANRKRACNVQGTNTTGFFHFDFTLEELKSLGVKQRYPFRDQQYNRKFPIITFEEFISIALDAPRVVGIYPEIKNPAMVNQYVKWPGGKKFEDKFVETLHKYGYRGEYMSKQWLKQPAFIQSFAPTSLIYVSNLTDLPKVFLIDDITIPTQDTNQSYWEITSDKYLNFIKNYVMGIGPWKDTIVYVSENYLQLPTDLVARAHALNLQVHPYTYRNENQFLHFNFSQDPYKEYDYWINTIGVDGLFTDFTGSLHQYQEWTTPSPSGEKSATKLLDKIGSMISKYRNPQT; encoded by the exons ATGTTTGAATTGACTGCCATCCTCAAACAGCCAAAACAAAAGTCAAGAATAGGAGCTGCGAAAGGGAGGGACTCCATGGCTTCAGCTC TGGCAGGTCTTGTTCCTTTAAGTTTCCTGCTCCTGCTGGTTGGCTGTGCTTCAAGGCCTCTTTACCCACTTCCTGGCAAAAGATATGATGGAAGCAAAAAACCATTACAGACTTTTCGCCCTTACAACCTTGCACATCGAGGTTCAAACGGAGAATTTCCTGAGGAAACAGCTGCTGCATATATG AGAGCCATTGAGGAGGGTGCTGACTTTATAGAAGGTGACGTCCTAGCCTCCAAAGATGGTGTTCTCATAATGCAACATGATGTAACACTTGATGATACTACAGACATTGCTGAACACAAGGAGTTTGCAAATAGGAAGAGAGCCTGTAACGTTCAAGGCACAAACACAACCGGCTTTTTCCATT TTGATTTTACACTGGAAGAGCTGAAGTCATTGGGTGTTAAGCAAAGATATCCTTTCCGGGATCAACAATACAACA GAAAATTTCCTATCATTACATTTGAGGAGTTCATATCTATAGCACTAGATGCCCCCAGAGTTGTAGGAATTTACCCAGAGATAAAAAATCCTGCAATGGTCAACCAATAT GTGAAGTGGCCAGGTGGTAAGAAATTTGAAGACAAGTTTGTTGAGACACTCCATAAGTATGGATACAGGGGAGAGTATATGTCAAAGCAATGGTTGAAACAGCCAGCATTTATTCAGTCCTTTGCTCCAACATCTCTGATTTATGTATCAAACCTGACTGACTTGCCAAAAGTCTTCCTAATTGATGACATAACTATACCTACACAGGATACCAATCAG TCATACTGGGAAATCACTTCTGACAAATATCTCAACTTCATCAAGAATTATGTGATGGGTATTGGACCTTGGAAGGATACAATAGTATATGTATCGGAGAATTATTTGCAGCTACCTACTGATCTTGTTGCGAGAGCACATGCTTTAAACCTTCAG GTGCACCCCTACACTTACCGCAATGAGAACCAATTCTTGCATTTCAACTTCAGCCAAGATCCATATAAGGAATATGATTACTGGATTAATACGATTGGAGTGGATGGACTCTTCACAGACTTTACAGGCAGCCTCCACCAGTATCAGGAATGGACTACACCTTCCCCATCTGGAGAGAAAAGTGCAACTAAACTACTTGATAAGATTGGATCGATGATCTCTAAGTATAGAAATCCCCAGACATAG